In Spirosoma pollinicola, the genomic window GGGCCAGCACAACCCCGTTGACGACCAGCGATACCAGCAGAAGAAATCCCAGACTCACCACCAGGGAAGACGACAAGAGTCGATCTTTGATTAGTTTGAGCCAGCCTTGCTTGGGTTTGGCTTTAACCCGCCAGATCAGATTGACCGAATCCTGGATTTCCACGAAGATGCTGGTAGCCCCGATCAGTAAAGTAATAATACCAATGACCAAAGCCATACTGGATTTTCCCGACAGGCCCACATTCTTGATCATATCCTGAATCTGCTTAGCAGCCTGATTGCCCACCAGGCCATTAAGCTGGCCAAAGATCTGGCCCCGGATAGCTTCTTCACCCAGAAAGATACCAGCTAGGGCAATCATTAGCACCAGTAGAGGGGCTAGCGAAAAAATGGTATAATAGGCCAGGGCCGCACTAAGCTTCAGACAGCGATCATCCATAAACCCGTTGGCCGCATTGCGCAGCACGGCCCAGGCATTTCCCCAGAATCCCTTTTTATCCGGTTCTGGGGGAG contains:
- a CDS encoding YihY/virulence factor BrkB family protein; this translates as MAAPPEPDKKGFWGNAWAVLRNAANGFMDDRCLKLSAALAYYTIFSLAPLLVLMIALAGIFLGEEAIRGQIFGQLNGLVGNQAAKQIQDMIKNVGLSGKSSMALVIGIITLLIGATSIFVEIQDSVNLIWRVKAKPKQGWLKLIKDRLLSSSLVVSLGFLLLVSLVVNGVVLALSDQLTRFLPGLGVYLISALNFALSTAVVTVLFGVIFKVLPDAKIGWKDVRWGAIFTALLFMLGRYGIGLYIETTGTESTYGAAGSLIVILTWIYYTAAILYFGAEFTQAYANQFGIKIEPAENAVYIEQTEREREVSNIPTQQKVSQAST